Sequence from the Phalacrocorax carbo chromosome 8, bPhaCar2.1, whole genome shotgun sequence genome:
tgtttttatctgAACGcatgagttttaccttttttccctattctctcccccatcccagtgcagggggagtgagtgaatggctgtgtggtgtttagctgcctgccaggttagACCACAACAGGTAGGTAAGCAGAATTTTAGACCATGGGTTATAGAATGTGGCATGCATAAGGAtagagaagtggaaaaaaacagcatatgtatttttaagtattagCTTAAAGCTTTAACTTTAGCATAACTGACCTCCAAAAACACTCCAGTGATTAAAGGATTAAGCACATCTGCTTTCTCATTGACCTGCAGAGATCAGACATATATTATCCTGATTGAAAATGTGATCACATTTCTTCAGCAAGATAAAGCTAAATCCTCAGTAAGTTTAAATTAACCATTGCTCCCTTGACTATAGGAAAGCTAAGTCACAAGCTGCAGAGGACCTGGCCCGTAGCATGCAAATAAGAACAAAGTAACCCACATATGCCCAACACAAGTCATACAAGAATACACACATTACATCTTCAAATGAACTGTGGACAAGTGAAGAATTTAGACATAATAATATTATCTTCAACAACACCTTAGTGCTTTGGAAAAATCCACAACAGGGTCACAAACCTGGTTTTCTTTTGACTCCTTAGTACTGTCAGCACCAATGCCCACCGCCACTCTGTGCCAGGCTGAACGCAGCAGGAGGCATTCAAAAGCTCAGCGTACGTTCAGCTGCCACAGTTTGGGGAATGCTGACCTAGAAGATCAACTTGCAGGGCAAAGAACTGCATATATAAATGTGCAAACACAAAAAGTCCTTCGTGGTGAAGATCCCAAGGCTGTAATCAACTAACCACACCTCATTCCCAAGAACTATGGTGTCATTCTTACCCCTGCCGTCGTTAAGCACGTAGTAAACTCTTTAGAGAAAGTTGACAGTTCTTTACACAGCACAATTGTCATTCTGTGGAAGAGTGGGAAAACCACAGAGTAAATACAGTCTATAAGAAAAActttctttcagctttcctCTAACACCCAAATACCTTGTCTCCATGCATATAAagctaaattaaataaaaatcaatatagAGCATATGAACATCCAGAAGTTCCCCAAATTCAGGGAggggaaagatggaaaaataaatcattaaagCTGAAGATCTGAAACAGCATTCAGAGGACAGACACATCCATTCAGGAAGGAACAGTACTAACttgcctgttttttttattgacaagcattattttctgaattagaAAGTGCTGCACATTTTGTACACTTGCCAAGTATCTCCcgatataaaagaaaaatctcgTGTTCGGCATTATTGGTAAGACAAATCTACTAATTAGTTCAGTAATCTTACAATCTCATGTACCTATAATACTAAATGATTAACAAAGAGGTAATTAAGAATCACTTTTATACAACTGCTttgtcatattttaaatatctatcTACTAACTAGCACAAGCTTAGGGCAAACATTCTTCTTGGCTATATAAAAGCTTTCAAGTagggtttcctttttcttatcaAGAAATGTCTTTAAGCTGGAAAAGGAGACAGCTGAATTCTGCTGGAAGATAGTGGTGCCACCCACTCCAACTCTGAACACATGCAGAATTCAAGAGCCCTGCACCCCATGGATTTGCAAAGAATTATTAGACAGTTTAATCAGTATTTAAGTAATTATATTCTACACATTTACTAAGAGATGAACTTACTGTGAAAGGGACTTGGCTCTGTCTGTGGCCATCACCTCTTGTTTCTGACCATGTAGAAACAGAGCTGCAGTTTTGTGAAACATTTCAATGGAGCATGCTGTCAGTTCAGCCAGACTTCTTATGGCAACCGCATGAATATCCTGCAAGAGTTAAAAAGACTCCCCATACCATGCAAAAACTAGCAGCTTCTATTATTTAGAACaagtgaatcacagaatgtacTATCACTACACTGCTCTTTCAGGCCTCAGAATctgcacagaaagagaaatccaGAAACTCTGGGAATCTCAACTGTAACATAGCAGCCAGATAAACACTCTGCATCAGATATTCTCTTCCTCCATTACTCAGTTACCTCTACTGATTTTTTAGCATCATGGTCACCATCTCTGGATTCTACTTCCTGGTTTTCTTCactctcttcttcttctttagGAAGACTACTGTTGAATCGTGCTATCCATTCATGAGCAGATGTCCTCACCTGTATGAAGATGTGCCATAGTATGTAATGACTGGAATGAAGTGCCCCTGCACATCACAAAACATGGAGCATTGGACTTCTCGAGAGGAAGGAAACGGCTACAACTGCCGAGCTAGTGAGAAGAACCAGGACAAATGATCCTAGTGCCTTCAGGACTTTGTAGAGGGTTGGCCGCACTGATGTACTTGAGGGCTCTCTAGCACCGGGTACTGGAGTTTACCAGCTAGACCATGACTAACAGAGGTGCTTTAAAAACACGTCTGCAGAATGCTGCTGCCACTTGGTGGATCTGAAAGGAAGTGAAATGAAGGCAAGAGAGGCAACTCTACCTCATACCAAGTTCTGAACGTAGTCAAACCAGCTGCTTCGTACCAGGAGTAGGGCTTCAAGTCATGACTGTAGGCTGATTTCGCTGTGGTGGCTGAAGGCTTACTGCTCCCAGTTATCTTTGCCACCACTTATAACTGCCCAGTGACAGGGTAAAGACACACTGGTGTCTACTGTTTCAGAGCCAACGACATTGCAGAACATGATTTTGCCCCATTAAGTCAAAGGGAAAGGCCTATCTCTTTTGCCTACCATTGTCAAAGGATCTAAAACATGGCTTGTTTTTATGCGTTTGATATTTTCACAAGCAAACCAGGACTGAGAAACAGCTCCTCCGAGGAACCTCACCAGCTTTTTTTAGAAGATGGGAAATAACTCACCGTGATCAGTTTATCTGGCTTTGAGGAGATACGCAATTCTGAAAATAACTCTGTTACTTCCTTTGTGAACTCCTCATCAcctaaaagaaaggaaaggttaAAGAATCCACACAAAAGACAGATACAGGAATAAGCAGCACTTCAATGCACAACTAGTTCTGTATAAGTCTGTCAActgtttcctttatttctctttgatttatcacctcaggcaagaatgcatCAAACCTggtgtttttaaatacaattcaTAAGATAAGTTCTGAAAAGGTGGAGACACCAGTGCCAGAAGGTTAACTTTTGCTTTCTCATGTCTCGTTTTGTAGCTAAggtaattaaatttttttttccaggcagcaTTTTATAATGTACTAACTTGCGTATCACCTTGGAGAGTCTGAAATATCATGTTAACCCCATGCTTCTCCTATTATATACAGCAGGGCAGATGTTAACAGTGGGGGAAAGGCTGTGAGATCCATCACGTGCAAGTACAAAAGATACATTAAATGTTAAATGACAGCAAGTGCAGGTGTGTAACCCCTCCCTGATGAGTCATTTAGGTAAAAGCAGTGCAAGAGATTTACATTTCAATCTGCATAATCCTCAAGAATCAGACGGCTCTTGCGTATGGAGGCACCTCTGAGTCTTTTGGTCTGTGTGGCTaactctcatttaaaaaaataaataaaaaggccTTTTGCTTTCCCACAGGTTGGACACCTCTATTCACAGTTCTCCCCTCATGTCAGGGAAACCCAGCATCAATTTGAATTTCTATCTTGGCTCAAGGTCAGTTGCATGAGCTGCCCAGGAGTCAAGCAACTCTAATCCTGCTCTGGCAAGAAATCGTTCCTGCTACAGAATTAATGCACAGCAACTTTCCAGAGATAAATGGTATTGCTACCTGTCACGCTCCTTGCCACAGACAGCCTTAGGATTAAGCATCCAGCTAAAGAATAACTTGACTTTGGCATCATGCCCATTGCTAGCGATCAGGGCTGGTTGGTTCTACATTGAGAATTTAATTGAGAACCAGTTTCTCCTCCCAGAAAACTGGGGCTCTCTTacccttcttttcttcctcctcttcttcaaaGAATTCAggtaaagaaaatgcttctttgaGTTGTTCCACTTCCTCCTTCAGTGTGTCCAACTCTTCTCCAGAGAGGGCATTTAGAACCGATTTCACCTAGTTGGGGGCAGCACAGCGAAAGAGAGAATCATATAATccaacaagaaaaagaaaacaggatggAAGATGCAGCACTGGTTTACATTGTATGTAAAAACATCACAGACATGTTAATGAGAAAGTGGTATTTTCctacaggaaggagaaaagggaaaaagaccTATTTGTGAAGCCCTGTTAGGTAATAATGGATTCTTAAGGAGTTActcaaatttcttttaattaaaaaaagtgaaTGACTTCCAAAATGGCACGCTGAtctgccctcctccccgccccaaGACAAGAGAGGACACTCTCTGCTGTGCTTGCACTactctcctcttctccagaccaaGGCAGCAGGTGGGTATGAGGAGAGAGTAACTTGTGAAAAGTTGTTGAAGACATGCAGGAGCTGAGGCTAGCTGGGTAAAGAGAGAGTGGCTCTAGGAGCCAAGGACAGGACATAATGCTCCCAAGGTAAACATCAGACCGTAACACGGGTCAAAGTGAAGTTGTGTTATCACTTTATAGCAAGTTCTGAGCACTTGGTTttacatgtatatacatatatttcgaataattttttccctgctcagctgaactcaaAACAGAAGGCAAATTGCTCAAGGCCATTACCTTTGATTCACTCTCTCTGGAAAGCATCTCTAAGGCCTCCAGATGCGAAAGACCCTGAAACTCATCAAACAGTAACCCATAATGGGCTTTCTTCTCCGTAGCCATGGCAACCTCAGTAGCTGTCTGctgctcttctttctcctttgcctCTCGTAagacctgaaaaagaaaagcagagtacTCGGGTCAGTGCCAGCAGATACAGAATATGGGAAGAGAAGGCTTTTGGCTCAATAGTAAAAATGGTTGCTTAATGACAGGAccagaaaagcaggaagaagaaatgagagaaacCAATGAGGAGCTGACACGGAACCACCATACCTGAGATAATGTAGAGTTTCTGTTCATTAGGCCCTTTGTTTTTTTGAATCCAGGGTCTCCCTCAGCTATTACATCCATTGTCTTTTTCCCAATGAATTCCAAGGCATCCAGACCACCACTAAGAACACTTTTTCCCTAGGAATCAGATTTTGGAAATTGAATTGGGGGATTTATATCAGCAATGTTACACCAGACACTCAAATAAAAGCCAAGTTGGTCCTTGTCACCCTAAAATTCAACCCTGATCAccacaaagaaagcagaaggacATGGAAAGAGCCACAACACACTATCATCCAAGATTTTAATACAGCACTCAGACAGCTGCAGCAATCCGAtgggaaatacatttttattttgtgaacaAGCTGGTTCTCAGCACATTAAAGTATTTAGTTCTCATCCTTCCAATCAGAAAACACTAGACCTGTGGGTTTGAACTCTTTTTCAATCCTCAAAAGCAGAAGCTTTCCATCTGTGGCTCTTTCAGATTTGTGAGCAAATTGACAAGACAGCAGATCACAAAAGCACAGTTTCTAAGGGTAATGGGTTCCTTTGAAGTTCATTTCTCACAGTCACAGGAGCAAGCTGATTTCCAAGCAATTTGGGCTAGTTTCACAGAAGTTTTTGAAGAGGAGAATGGATTTAATCTCTAGACAGTTCTGTGGAAATCAGTGGAAATATTCCAGGAATGAGTCTGACCCTGCATTTACCTGAATACTCTAAAGGAAGGGAGCAGAGAGAACAGAGTACAGAGGTGACGTGCACGGGAACACACGCACCACAGTTCACCATTAGCTCTTTTTGTTAGGTATcaacatttaaaacagaatacaaaaatTCAAgacaacttaaaaaataaacgCCAGTTAGAAGCAAAGCACAGGACAAATGCTGTCTGAAGGTTGAAACAGTTTCTCACCATTCATTccacaaaagtaaaaattaaaagtttccTCTTATGATGTTTCAGATGAAAGGCAAAAACCCCAATGGTCtcttaaacacattttctccTGCATTCCCAACTCACTCACTGTGCTTTGGACAGCAGTAGAGATGGTTGATAAAACTCCAAGAGCCCCAGCAATAGGAAAGGAATGGCCATCATCAACTGCATCTGTGCCGCTAGCACCAGGATTCTCGCTTCCTGCATTAGAAGGCAGAAAATTAACTTCCTCACTCCCAAAAAAAGATCCTGTCAGCTGCAGAGTGGAGAAAATCAACAAACACCAAGtgtcagccaggagcagggctaGAATTGGGATTATTTTCCTACCTACTTTTCAGAGCTAACAGAAGTAAGCAACAGAGTATTATTTTAGCACAGAGGTATCTACCTCAGTATGCAAGATGCAGAGCAAGGTGATGTTATTTTGGGGCTGATTATGTTATGAGAAACATTTCAGTGTTGTTCTTATGCAGTAAAAACTGACCTCTTGTAGCATCTCTAGTTTCTGAAGAGATTTCACTAGGACTGGGGATCCCAAGggttgtttctgctttttctatGACATTTGAAATACCTTGACCTAGAGAAGACAGCAGTATTACTGTAACCATGAGATACAACGGAAAtcagaacagaaacagaattagGGCTGCAcatggtttttattattatggaTTCATCCTGTCAAGACAGTTTACCCAGCACTAAAATCTACTATTATCCAGATTGTTTACCAAGGTAATGAACTCAGGTTTTATCTTAGCTTTTAAATCAAGTTGTAAATACTGACTCAACACCACTTCATAACACCAGGCAAAAATTTTGCAAACACCTAAAAAActtgaaagtaatttttgctGGGCATGTTTCCTTAATCTCACTATAACTT
This genomic interval carries:
- the FAM114A2 gene encoding protein FAM114A2 isoform X2, yielding MSEKDSGENLEEDTSYKDEQKAEELGCSLSNEEREQEPEPVPMTRKRPDPKPPSQPVAMEEPAAETLKVSGSPAAVQTGWGYWGSWGKSLLSTASATVATVGQGISNVIEKAETTLGIPSPSEISSETRDATRGSENPGASGTDAVDDGHSFPIAGALGVLSTISTAVQSTGKSVLSGGLDALEFIGKKTMDVIAEGDPGFKKTKGLMNRNSTLSQVLREAKEKEEQQTATEVAMATEKKAHYGLLFDEFQGLSHLEALEMLSRESESKVKSVLNALSGEELDTLKEEVEQLKEAFSLPEFFEEEEEEKKGDEEFTKEVTELFSELRISSKPDKLITVRTSAHEWIARFNSSLPKEEEESEENQEVESRDGDHDAKKSVEDIHAVAIRSLAELTACSIEMFHKTAALFLHGQKQEVMATDRAKSLSQMTIVLCKELSTFSKEFTTCLTTAGVNEKADVLNPLITGVFLEASNSASYIQDAFQLLLPVLQISLIEARTELPQQ
- the FAM114A2 gene encoding protein FAM114A2 isoform X1 gives rise to the protein MVTVRPARGTVQLVGRPGPAVMSEKDSGENLEEDTSYKDEQKAEELGCSLSNEEREQEPEPVPMTRKRPDPKPPSQPVAMEEPAAETLKVSGSPAAVQTGWGYWGSWGKSLLSTASATVATVGQGISNVIEKAETTLGIPSPSEISSETRDATRGSENPGASGTDAVDDGHSFPIAGALGVLSTISTAVQSTGKSVLSGGLDALEFIGKKTMDVIAEGDPGFKKTKGLMNRNSTLSQVLREAKEKEEQQTATEVAMATEKKAHYGLLFDEFQGLSHLEALEMLSRESESKVKSVLNALSGEELDTLKEEVEQLKEAFSLPEFFEEEEEEKKGDEEFTKEVTELFSELRISSKPDKLITVRTSAHEWIARFNSSLPKEEEESEENQEVESRDGDHDAKKSVEDIHAVAIRSLAELTACSIEMFHKTAALFLHGQKQEVMATDRAKSLSQMTIVLCKELSTFSKEFTTCLTTAGVNEKADVLNPLITGVFLEASNSASYIQDAFQLLLPVLQISLIEARTELPQQ